In Pangasianodon hypophthalmus isolate fPanHyp1 chromosome 5, fPanHyp1.pri, whole genome shotgun sequence, the DNA window ATATCAGTggatatgatttacatttttacacgaTTGAAACATGACGTTTCTGATGATGGCAAGAAGTTTTACTTTCTCACAGTATAAACACTGACTAAATGATCCTCACTTGTAAGAACGAGACATCATCAGCTCTCATCTCCTCTTCTATGGCTCTGATTGTGTCTGAAAGAGATGATATGTCTCTGCTCAGCTTCTCAATCTTCTCCTTCATCATCTGACtcttctgctcctcttcctctctcagtgCAGTGATCCTGGCTGCCTCTTCATCTCGTAGAAACTGATGAAGCTTCTCAAACTCCTCCTTAATCTGCCCCTCTGTGTGTTGGGCCTGAATCTGCAgtgaaaaagaaatcaaatgaaatataatttttgcaGAAATGCCAGCTTGAATTTTAATATCAAACCCATGTTATTGATTCTAACCTTTATGTGTTCTGCAGTCTGACTCCAGTTCAGTTTACAGTCTTTAAAGATCTTCAGTTTCTCCTGTAGGGGCTGTAGTATGGTTTTGAGCTCCTCCTGAAACAAATCAACACACTGCATGCAGACTCTGTGTTTCAGATATTTTAATTAACACCTCTGCTCAGCACTGAATTTTGCAATGCTTATTCTGTATATCAAAAATAAGTAGTTGATTTTCAGCGTAAGAAATACAGTCAATATAGAGAAATTAACAActatttaacaaaattaaaatgtaaaggaTACAATGGGAAATATGATCAAAATAGTAACTTACAGACTGTTACAGACTTCTTGGGAGGGATTGTACTTTGTATGTTTTCTTATACTTCGCATTTTAGACTTAGAGACTTGAATTTATAGCTTaatttgtgtgtgctgtgttatACTTTTCGCAAGAGAGTAAAATCTATagatatatttgtatatgtaaagtttttttttatgctcGTTTACCTTACAGTCTGTTACTATCTCATCAGTGGGGCAGAATTTGTGGTTGGTGTGTTTTCTTGAAGTCtgacacaccaaacacaccgGCTGTTGATCATCCAGACAGAAGAGTTTGAGTTTCTCACTGTGCAAACTGCAGACTGTTTCAGACACTGATGAAGATCTCTGACTTCTCTCCTGTAAGAAAGTCTCACACAGGTTCTTTAAGGCCAAGTTTGTGGGAGGGGTTTCTAGAGACGACTTCCTCCTACAAACAGGACATTCTCTGGATCCTTTGGTCTCCCAGAACTGCTgcaaacacactttacacacactgtgactgCAGTGCAGAACAACAGGATTGTTGAAGATTTCACAGCACACAGGACAGGAGAAATCCTCCTCTGAAAACTTGGaagccattttattttactgctctTGTTCTCTCCAGTCTGAGCTGCACTTTCAGAAATCCTCCTccattttcttttgctgttgttattTGTTCCAGCCTGAATGAGATTCAGTTTTGCTTCTGGGAAAGAATTCACACCTGAGTTCAGGTTTATGTTAAACAAATGCCTTTGTGGGTCCAGTTAATAATTACTTTCTTTCACAACACTGAAAATGTAATTCAGATTTCTTGTATAAAATGCACAATAATTTAAAATCTGAAAACTAAACTCACCAGAGCAGAACACTGCAGCTGTTTATGAAAGACTGTAGTCGTCTCAGACTCTGCACTTCCTTAATAGGCGGAGTTTAGAGTAGTCACCTTTTATAATCACCATTTAGAGCATAGACCCCAGGCAAGGCTTATATatcttttattataaattacagGTTAATTAGGATATTCAATTTTGTACATCATCTTTTAAGCATTAGTAATGTCAATaatctctccttttcttttttaactttttaatttaatttcagtggatatcattcattcaccttcagtaactgctttatcctgctcagagTGGTGATGAATCCCTGTGAAtcccaatctggccattttcctctcttGACCTCTattgatctctcttatcaacaaggggtttccatccacagaactgttgctcactcaatgtttttcgtaccattctgtgtaaaccatccactttattaggaacacctgtacatctgcacattcatgcagttatctaatcagccaatcatgtggcagcttcagagcttcagttaatgtttgcatcaaacatcagaatgttacaccttttccccattctgatgtttgatgcaaacattaactgaagctcttgacctgtatctgcatgattttatgcattgcactgctgccacatgattggctgattagataactgcatgaatatgcagatgtacaggtgttcctaataaagtggatggtaagTTACTAGCTATTATAAGTCTGATATGATCGCATGATACACAAGTTCTGAAATCACAAATAATTCTCTCATGTCCTCATGTAGGATGGCATAAAACCCTGCAGACAGGCGTAGCAGTTTCACGCcgcctctcacacactcactgaattGAGGGAGATCGATTTAGAGGaggtaacacatacacactcctacaGCATTGCCCAACCTTTAGCATCTGGAGCAGTAGTTGAGCTTAAAGCCAATCTGATAGTACAGTGATAAGGAGTGTGTTATAGTTGTGTTATGCTAGTTAacaatttctatatttttaaatcttctatGTGTATGTATTCTTGCCttgtactgaagatgaatgaatgaatgaacttgcTGAACATTTCATAgaccttttaatgcttttaacaaaaattaatcaatatttaCAAACATTGTATATTATTCAGCTTGTTTATGCTCATTTCAACTAGTATAGAGTAATAGTCTAGGACGAAGCAGAGGCAAGGGGCCTGCGTCTCTCTTCTCAGTGGACATcaatagagagagtgagagcactAAAGATAGATTATCCTccttttgtgtgaatgtgaacatGAGAATCATTCTATATGACTAGGGTGATTTGGACATTTGCTCTAACATGGCATGGGTGAGAGGAACCTGAGGTGTTTGGATTCACATCCAAACTGCTGTTTTTCATCCAGAGCCAATTCCCAACATTCATTCCCTCTGTACAAGGCTAAGTGTATTTCAGTTTATGCTATATTATAGCATATTTAATCTTTGACATGAGTACATGAAACCTGTTTCAATTTCCAAAACATGAAATTTAAACTTTGTTTCCTATAGTAGTTCTAATTTGAGGTgggacgatccttcgctttaaaaaaaaaatagtagtctcaggtacaatgtgtggagaatttgactgtcacacttgcttcttatttttgcagcaaaacccagcagccttcattatgtcttctgtctgaaaagtggtctcttatgtaatctgctgctttctttactgacaaatGAATTTTGTGGCTAGACATTTTTTGGATTGTTGGACTTGCCTTCATCGTGTTGTTTACTGATCACCTGACTTTTTGCCTGTCTCTGTTTATGGTTTTTGCTTCACGTTCTGGATCTGTTTGCCATTGTTTTCAATACAAACTCTATTTTTCTATactctgcatttgcatccatctCTGACTATGTCACATGACAATATACAGTATCACTggtatttataattatttataaataacactcacagttatttatttatttattttttgcattaccATACATTGTttaatacttttggtaatattgGTATTTATGTTGAAGCACCATAGGCACCATAAGAAATTCCAGTAACATTTTCTATGAAgcccatgctcataatgaattatagcccacttataattatttataagcaaatattactgttctataattacatttataaatacacatCAAGACCTATACTTCATTATAGtaacagttatagttacatttatattattgttataattacttaAAAGTGTAGAAGAATGTATGTAGAAGAATGTATGCATGAAAGATGCAGcatcataaatacattcatgCAACCATAAGACTGactaattaatacttataaattTGTATATAAAGGATTATGAATCttactgaatattaatgaatattattcattttcaggAACCACCTCATCTTGGAAATGGTTCttaagcatgcacacacacacacacacacctatgggcatgttttgttttgcatgtgggggaaaaaatcagaaaaacacaaGCAATAAATACCACTTAGAGCTTTTAGAACATTTGGAacagtgtatatttttatttttagttaaagactttttaattaaaagttttcTTATGTAGTGCATTTCACCCcctgcaaaataataatttcactgaaattTTGTTAGATGAAGGGTAAGCTCCATTGCAGGTCTGTGCAAgaccaaaatatattttttgacatGACAGTAGAACAAACTGGACTGTAAGAATCTAAAGACAATTGTTCAAACAAAAGGCAATTTCACTTACAAAAAGAATACATACAAATTTTTGAATATAATTGTTTTTCTGAACCAGCTCTAACACTTCACTCTTACAGAGCACTGAAGTGGGAGGATTTTCAGAGGACTGTCTTTACAAGCAACAGCTAGAAGTGGCAGCAATTTCTcagtaaatctgtgtgtgaaagtgtgtatgtgtgtgttagtgagagggTCAAAGAATGACAGCATTCCCCTGTCCCAGTCCAGCCGCACTCTGATCCTCTGGAGTTTCTGTGCTACGGAGAGGGGTGTGGAAGGTTGTGGTGTAGAATGTGCTACATATTGACCGATCTTATACACCACATACCAGATTCCATTTCTGGAGATTATGTCTCCCTTTCTCTGAGCAGATTCTGTCATTACACCAACAAACCACAGTGTACAGTTTCCAACTTCAACATCCCAGCAGTGCGTCCCTGAGTTAAAGCCCCCAGAGCCCAGGATACACTGTAATCcatcaaatctctctggattATCAGGAAGTTTCTGTCCTTCATCACTGCGTCTCACACTGGTCAGATCATCAGATACAATGAGTTTaggatgagcagtgttggggtTCAGAGTTACAGGTGCTgagaaaacagacacacacacatgcatttttttcaagatttttgTATGTTGAGaatatttgtgttgtttgttcatCTCTAAAgatcacacaaacaccaacaggGAGAAGAGATAAAGTATATTACTGTATTGGACAGCATTCTGCATCTTCCCCCAGACTCTGAACCTCAGGTTGGACAGATGTTTTGCCACATGGATCAGTGCTCCTGAAAGCTCCTCTGGATGCTGCAGTGTGCACTGAGCTCTGCAAAAACATTCAGGAGTCAGTGTTGCTGTGGGTTTGgattcagaaacacagagaacgagagagacagGAACCACATCACTCACCTTTTCACTGTGGCCTTGTAGTTCTGTAAAACAACAAATCAAATATCAGAggatatgatttacatttttacacgaCTGAAACATGACGTTTCTGAAAACATAACATTTCTAAAGAAGTTTTACTTTCTCACAGTATAAACACTGACTAAATGATCCTCACTTGTAAGAACGAAACGTCTTCAGCTCTCATCTCCTCTTCTATGGCTCTGATTGTGTCTGAAAGAGATGATATGTCTCTGCTCAGCTTCTCAATCTTCTGCTTCATCATCTGACTCTTCTGCTCCACTTCCCCTCTCAGTGCAGTGATCCTGGCTGCCTCTTCATCTCGTAGAAACTGGTGAAGCTTCTCAAATGCTTCCTTAATCTGCCGCTCTGTGTGTTGGGCCTGAATCTGTAGTGAAGAGGAAATCAAGTTGTAAATAAAGCAGTGCAATGatgcaaaacacatttattatatcaAAACCACATTATTGATTCTAACCTTTATATGTTCTGCAGTCTGACTCCAGTTCAGTTTACAGTCTTTAAAGATCTTCAGTTTCTCCTGTAGGGGCTTCAGTGCAGTTTTGAGCTCCTCCTGAAACAAATCAACACACTGCATGCAGACTCTGTGTTTCAGATATTAATTTCAAACTACTGCTCAATGAGAGAATGAACTTAACAAAGAGaactttatgtatttaaaaaataagtggctgttgtttactgtaacacaaggatataacacatataacacattTGTTATACTAACATTATCAGTTacataattacagtgtaatgatgGCCGTAGTagcaaaaaataatgaaatgcatGTACAAGTATGTGACTGAACTGTGTTTAATTTGTACTTACGTAAGTGTAAAAATTCACTATGAATAAATTTGAACAACTTTTTGTtcaaattattgttattgtagttGCTAAATTGAAATTTGTGACAGCAATAGTAATAAAGTCATTCTGAAGaaactaaccctaacccacaTCAAATATAACTTTTAATAGATTTAGGGAAAGCCACTCACTTTCACAGAATGCCTCACAGTATAATATTTGGTTCATTGATATTGATCATGGCTTTATAGCTAGCAGAGACATCTCCACCTAATAAGCAGTCTAAATTACTTAGGGCCCACAGGCCCCAGAGCTCTAAACATGAAAAAGGTAGACCTGGATAGGGAAAATTGTTACATTTCCCTGTCAATTATACCGCAGTGAGGACACATTTGCATTTAATCACCAGTAGTACATGTGAAAcactttaatttatataatctagcttttaatttatgtaatttagcTAAAAACATTATGAGGATGAGATTAAAGTctggtccataaatatttggacactgacaaagttattgttattttagctgcctaccacagtatattgaatttgaaattaaataattgataTGTGCAGACTTTCAGATTTAACTTAAGGGTATTTACCTACACACTGAGTGAATAGTGTAGgtattacagcactttttatatgtggtccccctttttaagggaccaaaagtaatgggacaattggcttctcagctgttctaTGACCAGGTATTTGttatttcctcattatttcacttacaaatGAGCATATAAAAGATCaagagttgatttcaagtgtggcatttgcttctgttgctgttaactctcaatatgaaatccaaagagctgtcactgccagtgaagtaGGCCGTCATTAGGCTGAACAAAACAAagccatcagagagatagcaaaaacaaaattatttgtgGCCAAATTATTTGGTGATACCAAATAATACCAAGTAATACCAAAGTATTtggtgcatttttaaaaagaaagaaagcactggttaactcaggaacaccaaaagaccacagaaaacaactgtggtggatgacaaaAGAATTCTTTCCCTAGTGAAGGAAaacttcacaacagttggctaCTAGTTGAACCACTAGGAAGTAGccatatctgtgtcaaagtcaacaatcaagagaagaccaCCAGAGTTAATACAGAAGGTTTACcaaagatgtaaaccattggtaagcctcaaaaataGAAACGCAAGATTAGAGTttgacaaaaacataaaaaaagaaagcccCTACAGttgaacaacatcctatggatgGAGGAGACAAAggtcaacttgtaccagaatgatgggaagtgTAGAGTATGAAGAAGGGAaagaactgctcatgatccaaatcaTACCACTTCATCTTGTCACATGGGCATGTATGGATGCCAATGGAACttgttcccttgtatttatataaaagtgCTGTTATTCCCACACCATTCACTCAAATTTGACCGTAAATACTCAGATTAATGCGGAAAGTCTGCACACtgaattcatattcattatttaatttactgtaGTTTGAAAGCTTTGAATGATAATTGATCTTAACCTGCAGCATTACTGTCTTTTTAGGAAAGCTTaatttgtgtgtggtgtgttataCTTTTCATGAGAGAGTACAATCCATAGATATGTCTGTATATGTATAGTTTTTGGTGCAAGTTTACCTTACAGTCTGTTACTATCTCGTCAATGGGGCAGAATTTGTGGTTGGTGTGTTTTCTTGAAGTCtgacacaccaaacacaccgGCTGTTGATCATCCAGACAGAAGAGTCTGAGTTTCTCACTGTGCAAACTGCAGACTGTTTCAGACGCTGATGAAGCTCTCTGACTTCTCTCCTGTAAGAAAGTCTCACACAGGTTCTTTAAGGCCAAGTTTAAGGGAAGATGACTCATGGATGACCTTTTCCTACAAACGGGACATTCTCTGGATCCTTTGGTCACCCAGTACTGCAGCAAACACACTTTACAGACACTGTGACTACAATGTAGAAGAACAGGATCCTTGAAGATTTCACAGCACACAGGACAAGAGAAATCCTCTTCTGTAAAATTAGATGCCATTTTCCTTTGCTGTTGTTATTCGCTCCAGTCAAATGGTCAGAGGTTCACTTTCATTTCTGAGAAAGAAACCACACCCTATTTCAGGTATATGTTAAACACATGACCATGACTCTTACTTCAGGGACCATTTAgtaattattttctttccaAACAATGAAAATGTGATACTGAATTtgtataaatgcattaaaatgtaaaagctgAAAATGTGGAAAACTAAACTCACCAAACACTGCAGCTGTTTGTGAAGGACTGCAGTCATCTCAGACTCACTCTGCACTTCCTTAATAGGTGGAGTTTTAGAGAACACGCCCATTATAAACATCATTCACATCATAAACAGCAGTCAAGGCtttctattttaatatttaatttccgTGGAAatcattcataaatattcagtCACATTCATTGGTATATAGGGTGATTGGATAAAGCACTGACGGTGgaaatggaatggaactgaattgGCTTGAGTTGTGAAAGATGGAGGCATAGTTGATGTCAGATGCATTAGTCTTGTATAGGGTTTTATAGGAGTATATATTTGGTCCTTCATAGACTATTTGTAGAACAGCTGTGTGGTCACAACATAAGATTTGTTCACATGCTTACAGTCAGCTTTCACCATCGGCAAGCAGACGGTTTTTACAGAGCCGTTCTCACAAGAAACTCAGATATCACTATTTAGGATGCTGAAGAACTAGTTGTCCTAACATTCAAtataatactatactataatattatacatagctaattttacattttgagaCAATGGTAAGgaatttgagagaaaaaaaagacaagcttgaagtaaatttagtttaatttggAGTTTTAGTCTTGGAGTTTAGGATTAAATCCTGTGCAGTTTGACTGATTTTGGACAGCAGACTTATGGAATTATAACTTTGTATGGATTTGCTTTACAGGTTCTCCACTTTCTGGTCCTGTGCCCTGTCCGTCTGACGCACAGCCATTCAGTCCTCATACACTCTCACCCACAGAGATCTCTCCTGACACACACTCCTCAGCATTTCATCctgacacacactcctccacagctctccttcctcacacacactcctccaaagctctccctcctcacacacactgaattaaacacatcacatgaattaatgaataaactGTGATGAACATTTCGTAgactttttaatgctttaagCCACTCCAATCTCCAAATTGGCCTAGCAGCATCATATCTGTATGTGACCATGTTTGCTCTCTAACTACAGTTCAGACTCGTTTCAGTTACTGTGTTTggattaaaatgctttttatgcTCAGCTAGCCCATTTCTGCTAGCTATtccaaataattaattattattatttttaaatttatgactAAAACACAGTACATATTTCAATTACAAAACTAAATCAGTATTTTAcaaacactgggcctcatttatcaagctggatacaaatggatttattttgtagcatgagtgtgtgtaaatttacatgtaATAAGACTAACTATAATAATCtaaaaatgaattcagaaaccacttatttttttaaatcttggaTATGGTTGtggttaacacacacatacacactcacgtTTTGGGGGAAACTGGAAAAACGTACAaccacacaaataataaatgatgtttTGAGCTTGAACATATGAGAACAGTGTATGGGTTTATTTACTTAATGTTAATGAAAGGTTAAGGTTACTTAATGAAAGCTTTTCTTACGTAGTGCATGTTTTCTGCAGAATAATGATTTCAAAATGATTGTCACATATGTTTTTATGATaaagtatttttatataaaagaatGCTTCTTATGAGaatattttttgttacattAACTAAGTAACACTGCAGGGCTGTGCAAGGTCTGTGCAACTGTTGACATAACTGTTAAAACAACTGTTAAACAAACTGGACTGTAACAATGTAAAGACAATTGTCTGAACAAAGACAATTTTGCCTACAGAAAGAATACagatcattaatataaaaaatattttattactaacTCATCTCTAACTAAACTGATTCACTCTTAGAGAGCACTGAAGTGGTAGGATCTTTAGAGGAGATTCTTTACAACCAACAACTAGAAATGGCAGTAATTTCTcagtaaatctgtgtgtgtgtgtgtgtgtgtgtgtgtgtgtgtgtgtgtgtgttagtgagagatTCAGAGAATGACAGCTTTCCTTCATCCCAGCACACCTGCACTCTGATCCTCTGGAGTTTCTGTGCTACGGAGAGGCGAGCGTCTGGATGTGGTGTAGAACATGCTGCATATTGTTCTTATACCACACACACCAGACTCCATATCTGGAGAATACATCTCCCTTCCTCTGAGCAGATTCTGTCACATTTGGTAGGTGGGTTCACTTCACCTGctagtggttttaatgttatggctgatcagtgtgtataATCAGTAATGTTAAGCCTTTTGTTCAAAAAAGCAATTGAATATATATTCATGAGTACACAGGAGAAGCAGTTCACTAAAGACATTGTGGTTTAATTAAATGACAGAATTACTCTACATTTCTTTGTACCAGAAGAGCTCTTGGCTGTATCATGAGCTCTGTGTTGTCCACTCTGTGCTGTCCACTAGAGGGCGGTGTGACACATTGAACTGAATTGTACTTTACAAGTTAGTGGTGAAGAAGAAAAGCACCGATGGCGGAAGTGTCTGAAGGTTTTACTGGCTTGTTGTGAAAGACAGAGTCGTATTTGAGGCAGTATCAGGTGAACAAGCGTTGTATTGGATTTTATATAGGATATTTGTAGAGCAGTTGTATGGTCGACGTATCAGATGTGTGCTCAGATGTTTCTAATCACCTAATCTAATCAACAGCCGGAATCTGActtcaggttttgttttttgttttttctgcagAACCACTGACATGAAAATGAGCTGTTATTAGATGGCAGGCAGAAGAACTAGCTGTCTTAACATTCAGTTTAATATTACttagttaattttttattttagagacatgaatttgaaaaaattatattaattttttttttttactttacttactgAATCCTAATTTGGAGTTTAAACTCCCCCTGAAATCAAAGTTGTTGCCATTTTCATCTCCTTCACTTCCAGCGACTTTGATGACTCATTTTTTGGTCCAGTTAAACGCTTTGTAGAAGGTATGTGTCCCACCCCCAGGGGTGGGGTTTACTCTAAGGTAGTAGCTTATTAGCATTCTGACTTTTTGGCTGTGTGTCTTCTTTCCTCACTCTGCtcaattttccaaaaaaatgacTGGAGTTTACTCATTTTGAATTCTGCAATTTGCCTGACACTGGAAAGTGgaccttaggaataataaactttttttggatttgtgttACAGGTTCTCAGCTTTCTAGTCCATGACCAGACCTCAAAATGAGACAAAGAAGGAGAGGTGATGTCCGGTCTCCTGTGCCCTCTCCATCTGACGCACAGCCCTTcagtcctcacacacactcatccgcAGAGATCCCTCctgacacacactcctccagcaCTTCCAGATGTCATGGATATCTGCAGAGCGGAAAGCACAGCATTTGCATGGTGTCCGACTTCTTTTACCCCAACATGGGTGGCGTGGAGAGCCACATCTACCAGCTGTCACAGTGCCTCATAGAGAAGGGCCATAAGGTGGTGATAGTAACACATGCCTATGGCGAACGGCGTGGAGTGCGCTACCTCACCAATGGACTGAAGGTGTACTACCTCCCACTTCAGGTCTGTGAGTTAAAAACGACCTCACTAGGTTGAAAATTAAAGTAACTAGTTTAGGTTTTGATCATCCTATGTACTCTATTTATGATGATATATTGCTTTCATCACCATAACCATGCATTTTTATCACAATCCTAACTTATCTGGTAATTTGCTGATATGCAGCTGCATTTTTCCACTTTCTGCCCCTTCATCAAAGTATCATATTGAATAATCATGGAGAATAATTAGGAGCATAATCATGATATGAAAGGATACCATCCTACTTCTGGAACACAAGTACTGGTGTTACCTGTGTCTTGGTAGCAGTAAGCATGAAGAAGCTTTGGCTGAGTGTAATGTGTGTCAGTATTATGTCAGAAATAAAGACCAAAgttccttaaaataaaaaaggaagtcC includes these proteins:
- the LOC113547048 gene encoding E3 ubiquitin-protein ligase TRIM35-like, whose protein sequence is MASNFTEEDFSCPVCCEIFKDPVLLHCSHSVCKVCLLQYWVTKGSRECPVCRKRSSMSHLPLNLALKNLCETFLQERSQRASSASETVCSLHSEKLRLFCLDDQQPVCLVCQTSRKHTNHKFCPIDEIVTDCKEELKTALKPLQEKLKIFKDCKLNWSQTAEHIKIQAQHTERQIKEAFEKLHQFLRDEEAARITALRGEVEQKSQMMKQKIEKLSRDISSLSDTIRAIEEEMRAEDVSFLQNYKATVKRAQCTLQHPEELSGALIHVAKHLSNLRFRVWGKMQNAVQYTPVTLNPNTAHPKLIVSDDLTSVRRSDEGQKLPDNPERFDGLQCILGSGGFNSGTHCWDVEVGNCTLWFVGVMTESAQRKGDIISRNGIWYVVYKIGQYVAHSTPQPSTPLSVAQKLQRIRVRLDWDRGMLSFFDPLTNTHIHTFTHRFTEKLLPLLAVACKDSPLKILPLQCSVRVKC
- the LOC113547047 gene encoding E3 ubiquitin-protein ligase TRIM35-like — protein: MASKFSEEDFSCPVCCEIFNNPVVLHCSHSVCKVCLQQFWETKGSRECPVCRRKSSLETPPTNLALKNLCETFLQERSQRSSSVSETVCSLHSEKLKLFCLDDQQPVCLVCQTSRKHTNHKFCPTDEIVTDCKEELKTILQPLQEKLKIFKDCKLNWSQTAEHIKIQAQHTEGQIKEEFEKLHQFLRDEEAARITALREEEEQKSQMMKEKIEKLSRDISSLSDTIRAIEEEMRADDVSFLQNYKATVKRAQCTLQHPEELSGALIHVAKHLSNLRFRVWGKMQDAVQYTPVTLDPNTAHPKLIVSDDLTSVRLSAEKQELPDNPERFDEYECILGSGGFNSGTHCWDVEVGDCTQWSLGVMTESAQRKRDIFTRSGIWCVWYKSSKYAACSTPHPSTRLSVAPKLQRIRVQLDWDRGKLSFSDPLAKTHIHTFKHTFTEKLLPFLTDRHKLTSLKILPIDCSVSVNQLEPVHK